In one window of Notolabrus celidotus isolate fNotCel1 chromosome 17, fNotCel1.pri, whole genome shotgun sequence DNA:
- the vill gene encoding villin-1 isoform X1 has translation MMEYRTDSKHEKPWSKFSRRMSNDSQDAFRNVQRKPGLQIWTINNMQMVSVPAQGFGNFFEGDCYIILYVSQNKGSGQSSDIHYWIGKASSQDEQGAAAIFVTQLDEHLGGSPVQHREVQGSESPRFRSYFRNGLIYKKGGVASGFQHVDTNAYNVLRLLHVKGRKHVTASEVEVSWNSFNNGDIFLLDMGKAIVQWNGPKSNRREKLKAVLMAQDIRDRERGGRAQIGVVEGGNEHDSPELMKVMMAVLGQRSGSLREATPDDQPDGVQRNMVRLYHVYENSGNLVVQEVATQPLTQDLLHSSDCYILDQRGSSVMVWKGNQASKEERREALNRAVGYIKAKNYPSSTSVEVMTEGGESAMFKHLFKSWRDKGQTQGLGTTYSVGKIAKVEQVKFDVMQLHARPELAAKQRMVDDASGDVKVWRIEDLELAEVNPSTYGQFYGGDCYLVLYSYQRSYQQQYILYMWQGRHATKDEITACAYQAVNIDNKYNGAPVQVRVVMGKESRHFLAIFKGKFIIYEGGTGRPGVVNPSRSARLFQVRGTDALNTKATEVPARASSLNTNDVFLLKTDHVCHLWYGKGCSGDEREMGRAVSDVLSRQDKQVVMEGQEPAQFWVALGGKAPYASEKRLQREEPAYCPRLFECSNQSGQFRMTEVEDFTQSDLDEEDVMLLDTWDEIFLWVGISANQYETKEAWNSAQDYLRTHPADRDLDTPIIFIKQGHEPLTFTGWFNAWDPHEWTGGNSYEEMKKKLGDAESISQITVDLNNANLNKSPVGMSGGGYRAPGGPMSSPPMYRFHDFSPKSPTPSSPSSFRGGGTVSPSAGGSGMCLKPELLINKSPSELPQGVDPSQREDFLSDVDFQNLLGTSRSDFLRLPKWRQNDIKKKAGLF, from the exons atgatggaGTACAGGACTGATTCGAAACATGAAAAGCCATGGTCAAAG ttcagcAGAAGGATGAGCAATGACAGTCAAGACGCATTTAGAAATGTCCAACGAAAGCCAGGCCTGCAGATATGGACAATCAAC AACATGCAGATGGTGTCTGTTCCAGCCCAGGGCTTTGGTAACTTCTTTGAAGGGGACTGTTACATCATTCTCTAT GTAAGTCAGAACAAGGGCTCAGGCCAGTCATCTGACATCCACTACTGGATCGGAAAAGCCTCCTCCCAGGATGAGCAGGGTGCAGCAGCCATTTTTGTCACCCAGCTGGACGAGCACTTGGGTGGGAGTCCGGTTCAGCACAGGGAGGTGCAGGGCAGCGAGTCGCCACGGTTTAGGAGCTACTTTAGAAACGGCCTCAT CTACAAGAAAGGGGGCGTGGCTTCAGGTTTTCAGCACGTTGACACAAACGCCTACAATGTCCTGAGATTGCTGCACGTCAAAGGGAGGAAGCATGTCACTGCGTCAGAG GTGGAGGTGTCATGGAACAGTTTTAACAATGGAGACATATTCCTGCTGGATATGGGGAAAGCCATTGTGCAGTGGAACGGCCCCAAGAGCAACAGGAGGGAGAAGCTCAAG GCAGTGTTAATGGCTCAGGACATccgggacagggagagaggaggtcGTGCTCAGATCGGAGTGGTGGAGGGAGGAAATGAGCACGACTCCCCTGAGCTCATGAAGGTGATGATGGCGGTGCTGGGTCAGAGAAGTGGGTCGCTGAGGGAGGCCACTCCTGATGATCAACCTGACGGTGTGCAGAGGAACATGGTCAGACTGTACCA cgtTTATGAAAATAGCGGAAATCTCGTGGTTCAAGAAGTGGCCACGCAGCCTCTGACACAAGACCTGCTGCACTCCTCT GACTGTTACATTTTGGACCAAAGAGGCTCCAGTGTGATGGTGTGGAAAGGCAACCAAGCCTCCAAGGAAGAGCGGCGAGAAGCTCTCAACAGGGCAGTG GGTTATATCAAAGCCAAGAACTACCCCTCCAGCACCAGCGTGGAGGTGATGACAGAGGGCGGAGAGTCAGCCATGTTCAAACACTTGTTTAAATCCTGGAGAGATAAAGGGCAAACTCAGGGTCTTGGTACCACCTACAGCGTGGGAAAGATAG CAAAGGTAGAGCAGGTTAAGTTTGACGTAATGCAACTCCACGCtcgtcctgaactggcagcaaAGCAGCGCATGGTGGATGACGCTTCTGGAGATGTTAAG GTGTGGCGTATAGAGGACTTGGAGCTGGCTGAAGTAAATCCAAGTACATATGGACAGTTTTATGGAGGAGACTGCTATTTGGTGCTGTATTCATATCAAAGATCATACCAGCAGCAGTACATACTCTACATGTGGCAG GGCCGTCACGCCACAAAAGACGAGATCACAGCTTGTgcctaccaggctgtaaacattgaTAACAAGTACAATGGAGCTCCAGTCCAGGTCAGGGTGGTCATGGGAAAGGAGTCTCGCCACTTTCTGGCTATTTTCAAGGGGAAATTCATCATCTATGAG GGTGGCACAGGACGACCAGGTGTGGTCAACCCTTCCCGAAGTGCCAGGCTGTTCCAGGTGAGAGGGACTGATGCGCTCAACACAAAGGCCACTGAAGTCCCTGCAAGGGCCTCGTCTCTCAACACCAACGATGTTTTCCTGCTGAAGACTGACCACGTATGCCATCTGTGGTATGGAAAG GGCTGCAGCggggatgagagagagatggggagagCCGTGTCTGATGTGCTGTCCAGGCAGGACAAGCAGGTGGTGATGGAGGGCCAGGAGCCAGCTCAATTCTGGGTAGCTCTGGGAGGGAAAGCCCCCTATGCCAGTGAAAAGAG ACTGCAGAGGGAGGAGCCTGCTTACTGTCCAAGGCTGTTTGAGTGCTCCAATCAGAGCGGTCAGTTTAGGATGACCGAGGTGGAAGACTTCACCCAGAGCGACCTTGACGAGGAGGATGTCATGCTGCTGGACACCTGGGACGAG ATTTTCTTGTGGGTTGGAATATCAGCCAACCAGTACGAGACCAAGGAGGCGTGGAACAGCGCGCAGGACTACCTGAGAACCCACCCAGCAGACCGTGACCTTGACACACCCATCATTTTTATCAAGCAGGGACACGAACCACTCACCTTCACTGGCTGGTTCAACGCATGGGACCCACATGAGTGGACC GGAGGAAACTCCTATgaggagatgaaaaaaaagctgGGCGATGCAGAATCAATCTCACAGATAACTGTA GATCTGAACAACGCTAACCTTAATAAGAGTCCTGTTGGGATGAGTGGGGGTGGTTACAGGGCACCAGGAGGCCCAATGAGCTCCCCTCCAATGTACAGGTTCCATGATTTTTCCCCCAAATCCCCCACTCCATCCAGCCCATCATCTTTCCGTGGTGGTGGCACAGTATCCCCCTCTGCTGGAGGCTCTGGGATGTGTCTGAAGCCAGAGCTCCTCATCAACAAGTCTCCCAGTGAGCTGCCGCAGGGAGTGGACCCCAGCCAGAGAGAG GACTTCCTGTCTGATGTGGATTTTCAGAACCTGCTGGGTACAAGTCGCTCAGACTTCCTCCGCCTGCCAAAGTGGAGGCAGAATGACATAAAGAAAAAAGCTGGATTATTCTGA
- the vill gene encoding villin-1 isoform X4, with the protein MMEYRTDSKHEKPWSKFSRRMSNDSQDAFRNVQRKPGLQIWTINNMQMVSVPAQGFGNFFEGDCYIILYVSQNKGSGQSSDIHYWIGKASSQDEQGAAAIFVTQLDEHLGGSPVQHREVQGSESPRFRSYFRNGLIYKKGGVASGFQHVDTNAYNVLRLLHVKGRKHVTASEVEVSWNSFNNGDIFLLDMGKAIVQWNGPKSNRREKLKAVLMAQDIRDRERGGRAQIGVVEGGNEHDSPELMKVMMAVLGQRSGSLREATPDDQPDGVQRNMVRLYHVYENSGNLVVQEVATQPLTQDLLHSSDCYILDQRGSSVMVWKGNQASKEERREALNRAVGYIKAKNYPSSTSVEVMTEGGESAMFKHLFKSWRDKGQTQGLGTTYSVGKIAKVEQVKFDVMQLHARPELAAKQRMVDDASGDVKVWRIEDLELAEVNPSTYGQFYGGDCYLVLYSYQRSYQQQYILYMWQGRHATKDEITACAYQAVNIDNKYNGAPVQVRVVMGKESRHFLAIFKGKFIIYEGGTGRPGVVNPSRSARLFQVRGTDALNTKATEVPARASSLNTNDVFLLKTDHVCHLWYGKGCSGDEREMGRAVSDVLSRQDKQVVMEGQEPAQFWVALGGKAPYASEKRLQREEPAYCPRLFECSNQSGQFRMTEVEDFTQSDLDEEDVMLLDTWDEIFLWVGISANQYETKEAWNSAQDYLRTHPADRDLDTPIIFIKQGHEPLTFTGWFNAWDPHEWTDLNNANLNKSPVGMSGGGYRAPGGPMSSPPMYRFHDFSPKSPTPSSPSSFRGGGTVSPSAGGSGMCLKPELLINKSPSELPQGVDPSQREDFLSDVDFQNLLGTSRSDFLRLPKWRQNDIKKKAGLF; encoded by the exons atgatggaGTACAGGACTGATTCGAAACATGAAAAGCCATGGTCAAAG ttcagcAGAAGGATGAGCAATGACAGTCAAGACGCATTTAGAAATGTCCAACGAAAGCCAGGCCTGCAGATATGGACAATCAAC AACATGCAGATGGTGTCTGTTCCAGCCCAGGGCTTTGGTAACTTCTTTGAAGGGGACTGTTACATCATTCTCTAT GTAAGTCAGAACAAGGGCTCAGGCCAGTCATCTGACATCCACTACTGGATCGGAAAAGCCTCCTCCCAGGATGAGCAGGGTGCAGCAGCCATTTTTGTCACCCAGCTGGACGAGCACTTGGGTGGGAGTCCGGTTCAGCACAGGGAGGTGCAGGGCAGCGAGTCGCCACGGTTTAGGAGCTACTTTAGAAACGGCCTCAT CTACAAGAAAGGGGGCGTGGCTTCAGGTTTTCAGCACGTTGACACAAACGCCTACAATGTCCTGAGATTGCTGCACGTCAAAGGGAGGAAGCATGTCACTGCGTCAGAG GTGGAGGTGTCATGGAACAGTTTTAACAATGGAGACATATTCCTGCTGGATATGGGGAAAGCCATTGTGCAGTGGAACGGCCCCAAGAGCAACAGGAGGGAGAAGCTCAAG GCAGTGTTAATGGCTCAGGACATccgggacagggagagaggaggtcGTGCTCAGATCGGAGTGGTGGAGGGAGGAAATGAGCACGACTCCCCTGAGCTCATGAAGGTGATGATGGCGGTGCTGGGTCAGAGAAGTGGGTCGCTGAGGGAGGCCACTCCTGATGATCAACCTGACGGTGTGCAGAGGAACATGGTCAGACTGTACCA cgtTTATGAAAATAGCGGAAATCTCGTGGTTCAAGAAGTGGCCACGCAGCCTCTGACACAAGACCTGCTGCACTCCTCT GACTGTTACATTTTGGACCAAAGAGGCTCCAGTGTGATGGTGTGGAAAGGCAACCAAGCCTCCAAGGAAGAGCGGCGAGAAGCTCTCAACAGGGCAGTG GGTTATATCAAAGCCAAGAACTACCCCTCCAGCACCAGCGTGGAGGTGATGACAGAGGGCGGAGAGTCAGCCATGTTCAAACACTTGTTTAAATCCTGGAGAGATAAAGGGCAAACTCAGGGTCTTGGTACCACCTACAGCGTGGGAAAGATAG CAAAGGTAGAGCAGGTTAAGTTTGACGTAATGCAACTCCACGCtcgtcctgaactggcagcaaAGCAGCGCATGGTGGATGACGCTTCTGGAGATGTTAAG GTGTGGCGTATAGAGGACTTGGAGCTGGCTGAAGTAAATCCAAGTACATATGGACAGTTTTATGGAGGAGACTGCTATTTGGTGCTGTATTCATATCAAAGATCATACCAGCAGCAGTACATACTCTACATGTGGCAG GGCCGTCACGCCACAAAAGACGAGATCACAGCTTGTgcctaccaggctgtaaacattgaTAACAAGTACAATGGAGCTCCAGTCCAGGTCAGGGTGGTCATGGGAAAGGAGTCTCGCCACTTTCTGGCTATTTTCAAGGGGAAATTCATCATCTATGAG GGTGGCACAGGACGACCAGGTGTGGTCAACCCTTCCCGAAGTGCCAGGCTGTTCCAGGTGAGAGGGACTGATGCGCTCAACACAAAGGCCACTGAAGTCCCTGCAAGGGCCTCGTCTCTCAACACCAACGATGTTTTCCTGCTGAAGACTGACCACGTATGCCATCTGTGGTATGGAAAG GGCTGCAGCggggatgagagagagatggggagagCCGTGTCTGATGTGCTGTCCAGGCAGGACAAGCAGGTGGTGATGGAGGGCCAGGAGCCAGCTCAATTCTGGGTAGCTCTGGGAGGGAAAGCCCCCTATGCCAGTGAAAAGAG ACTGCAGAGGGAGGAGCCTGCTTACTGTCCAAGGCTGTTTGAGTGCTCCAATCAGAGCGGTCAGTTTAGGATGACCGAGGTGGAAGACTTCACCCAGAGCGACCTTGACGAGGAGGATGTCATGCTGCTGGACACCTGGGACGAG ATTTTCTTGTGGGTTGGAATATCAGCCAACCAGTACGAGACCAAGGAGGCGTGGAACAGCGCGCAGGACTACCTGAGAACCCACCCAGCAGACCGTGACCTTGACACACCCATCATTTTTATCAAGCAGGGACACGAACCACTCACCTTCACTGGCTGGTTCAACGCATGGGACCCACATGAGTGGACC GATCTGAACAACGCTAACCTTAATAAGAGTCCTGTTGGGATGAGTGGGGGTGGTTACAGGGCACCAGGAGGCCCAATGAGCTCCCCTCCAATGTACAGGTTCCATGATTTTTCCCCCAAATCCCCCACTCCATCCAGCCCATCATCTTTCCGTGGTGGTGGCACAGTATCCCCCTCTGCTGGAGGCTCTGGGATGTGTCTGAAGCCAGAGCTCCTCATCAACAAGTCTCCCAGTGAGCTGCCGCAGGGAGTGGACCCCAGCCAGAGAGAG GACTTCCTGTCTGATGTGGATTTTCAGAACCTGCTGGGTACAAGTCGCTCAGACTTCCTCCGCCTGCCAAAGTGGAGGCAGAATGACATAAAGAAAAAAGCTGGATTATTCTGA
- the vill gene encoding villin-1 isoform X2: protein MKSHGQSRRMSNDSQDAFRNVQRKPGLQIWTINNMQMVSVPAQGFGNFFEGDCYIILYVSQNKGSGQSSDIHYWIGKASSQDEQGAAAIFVTQLDEHLGGSPVQHREVQGSESPRFRSYFRNGLIYKKGGVASGFQHVDTNAYNVLRLLHVKGRKHVTASEVEVSWNSFNNGDIFLLDMGKAIVQWNGPKSNRREKLKAVLMAQDIRDRERGGRAQIGVVEGGNEHDSPELMKVMMAVLGQRSGSLREATPDDQPDGVQRNMVRLYHVYENSGNLVVQEVATQPLTQDLLHSSDCYILDQRGSSVMVWKGNQASKEERREALNRAVGYIKAKNYPSSTSVEVMTEGGESAMFKHLFKSWRDKGQTQGLGTTYSVGKIAKVEQVKFDVMQLHARPELAAKQRMVDDASGDVKVWRIEDLELAEVNPSTYGQFYGGDCYLVLYSYQRSYQQQYILYMWQGRHATKDEITACAYQAVNIDNKYNGAPVQVRVVMGKESRHFLAIFKGKFIIYEGGTGRPGVVNPSRSARLFQVRGTDALNTKATEVPARASSLNTNDVFLLKTDHVCHLWYGKGCSGDEREMGRAVSDVLSRQDKQVVMEGQEPAQFWVALGGKAPYASEKRLQREEPAYCPRLFECSNQSGQFRMTEVEDFTQSDLDEEDVMLLDTWDEIFLWVGISANQYETKEAWNSAQDYLRTHPADRDLDTPIIFIKQGHEPLTFTGWFNAWDPHEWTGGNSYEEMKKKLGDAESISQITVDLNNANLNKSPVGMSGGGYRAPGGPMSSPPMYRFHDFSPKSPTPSSPSSFRGGGTVSPSAGGSGMCLKPELLINKSPSELPQGVDPSQREDFLSDVDFQNLLGTSRSDFLRLPKWRQNDIKKKAGLF, encoded by the exons ATGAAAAGCCATGGTCAAAG cAGAAGGATGAGCAATGACAGTCAAGACGCATTTAGAAATGTCCAACGAAAGCCAGGCCTGCAGATATGGACAATCAAC AACATGCAGATGGTGTCTGTTCCAGCCCAGGGCTTTGGTAACTTCTTTGAAGGGGACTGTTACATCATTCTCTAT GTAAGTCAGAACAAGGGCTCAGGCCAGTCATCTGACATCCACTACTGGATCGGAAAAGCCTCCTCCCAGGATGAGCAGGGTGCAGCAGCCATTTTTGTCACCCAGCTGGACGAGCACTTGGGTGGGAGTCCGGTTCAGCACAGGGAGGTGCAGGGCAGCGAGTCGCCACGGTTTAGGAGCTACTTTAGAAACGGCCTCAT CTACAAGAAAGGGGGCGTGGCTTCAGGTTTTCAGCACGTTGACACAAACGCCTACAATGTCCTGAGATTGCTGCACGTCAAAGGGAGGAAGCATGTCACTGCGTCAGAG GTGGAGGTGTCATGGAACAGTTTTAACAATGGAGACATATTCCTGCTGGATATGGGGAAAGCCATTGTGCAGTGGAACGGCCCCAAGAGCAACAGGAGGGAGAAGCTCAAG GCAGTGTTAATGGCTCAGGACATccgggacagggagagaggaggtcGTGCTCAGATCGGAGTGGTGGAGGGAGGAAATGAGCACGACTCCCCTGAGCTCATGAAGGTGATGATGGCGGTGCTGGGTCAGAGAAGTGGGTCGCTGAGGGAGGCCACTCCTGATGATCAACCTGACGGTGTGCAGAGGAACATGGTCAGACTGTACCA cgtTTATGAAAATAGCGGAAATCTCGTGGTTCAAGAAGTGGCCACGCAGCCTCTGACACAAGACCTGCTGCACTCCTCT GACTGTTACATTTTGGACCAAAGAGGCTCCAGTGTGATGGTGTGGAAAGGCAACCAAGCCTCCAAGGAAGAGCGGCGAGAAGCTCTCAACAGGGCAGTG GGTTATATCAAAGCCAAGAACTACCCCTCCAGCACCAGCGTGGAGGTGATGACAGAGGGCGGAGAGTCAGCCATGTTCAAACACTTGTTTAAATCCTGGAGAGATAAAGGGCAAACTCAGGGTCTTGGTACCACCTACAGCGTGGGAAAGATAG CAAAGGTAGAGCAGGTTAAGTTTGACGTAATGCAACTCCACGCtcgtcctgaactggcagcaaAGCAGCGCATGGTGGATGACGCTTCTGGAGATGTTAAG GTGTGGCGTATAGAGGACTTGGAGCTGGCTGAAGTAAATCCAAGTACATATGGACAGTTTTATGGAGGAGACTGCTATTTGGTGCTGTATTCATATCAAAGATCATACCAGCAGCAGTACATACTCTACATGTGGCAG GGCCGTCACGCCACAAAAGACGAGATCACAGCTTGTgcctaccaggctgtaaacattgaTAACAAGTACAATGGAGCTCCAGTCCAGGTCAGGGTGGTCATGGGAAAGGAGTCTCGCCACTTTCTGGCTATTTTCAAGGGGAAATTCATCATCTATGAG GGTGGCACAGGACGACCAGGTGTGGTCAACCCTTCCCGAAGTGCCAGGCTGTTCCAGGTGAGAGGGACTGATGCGCTCAACACAAAGGCCACTGAAGTCCCTGCAAGGGCCTCGTCTCTCAACACCAACGATGTTTTCCTGCTGAAGACTGACCACGTATGCCATCTGTGGTATGGAAAG GGCTGCAGCggggatgagagagagatggggagagCCGTGTCTGATGTGCTGTCCAGGCAGGACAAGCAGGTGGTGATGGAGGGCCAGGAGCCAGCTCAATTCTGGGTAGCTCTGGGAGGGAAAGCCCCCTATGCCAGTGAAAAGAG ACTGCAGAGGGAGGAGCCTGCTTACTGTCCAAGGCTGTTTGAGTGCTCCAATCAGAGCGGTCAGTTTAGGATGACCGAGGTGGAAGACTTCACCCAGAGCGACCTTGACGAGGAGGATGTCATGCTGCTGGACACCTGGGACGAG ATTTTCTTGTGGGTTGGAATATCAGCCAACCAGTACGAGACCAAGGAGGCGTGGAACAGCGCGCAGGACTACCTGAGAACCCACCCAGCAGACCGTGACCTTGACACACCCATCATTTTTATCAAGCAGGGACACGAACCACTCACCTTCACTGGCTGGTTCAACGCATGGGACCCACATGAGTGGACC GGAGGAAACTCCTATgaggagatgaaaaaaaagctgGGCGATGCAGAATCAATCTCACAGATAACTGTA GATCTGAACAACGCTAACCTTAATAAGAGTCCTGTTGGGATGAGTGGGGGTGGTTACAGGGCACCAGGAGGCCCAATGAGCTCCCCTCCAATGTACAGGTTCCATGATTTTTCCCCCAAATCCCCCACTCCATCCAGCCCATCATCTTTCCGTGGTGGTGGCACAGTATCCCCCTCTGCTGGAGGCTCTGGGATGTGTCTGAAGCCAGAGCTCCTCATCAACAAGTCTCCCAGTGAGCTGCCGCAGGGAGTGGACCCCAGCCAGAGAGAG GACTTCCTGTCTGATGTGGATTTTCAGAACCTGCTGGGTACAAGTCGCTCAGACTTCCTCCGCCTGCCAAAGTGGAGGCAGAATGACATAAAGAAAAAAGCTGGATTATTCTGA
- the vill gene encoding villin-1 isoform X3: protein MSNDSQDAFRNVQRKPGLQIWTINNMQMVSVPAQGFGNFFEGDCYIILYVSQNKGSGQSSDIHYWIGKASSQDEQGAAAIFVTQLDEHLGGSPVQHREVQGSESPRFRSYFRNGLIYKKGGVASGFQHVDTNAYNVLRLLHVKGRKHVTASEVEVSWNSFNNGDIFLLDMGKAIVQWNGPKSNRREKLKAVLMAQDIRDRERGGRAQIGVVEGGNEHDSPELMKVMMAVLGQRSGSLREATPDDQPDGVQRNMVRLYHVYENSGNLVVQEVATQPLTQDLLHSSDCYILDQRGSSVMVWKGNQASKEERREALNRAVGYIKAKNYPSSTSVEVMTEGGESAMFKHLFKSWRDKGQTQGLGTTYSVGKIAKVEQVKFDVMQLHARPELAAKQRMVDDASGDVKVWRIEDLELAEVNPSTYGQFYGGDCYLVLYSYQRSYQQQYILYMWQGRHATKDEITACAYQAVNIDNKYNGAPVQVRVVMGKESRHFLAIFKGKFIIYEGGTGRPGVVNPSRSARLFQVRGTDALNTKATEVPARASSLNTNDVFLLKTDHVCHLWYGKGCSGDEREMGRAVSDVLSRQDKQVVMEGQEPAQFWVALGGKAPYASEKRLQREEPAYCPRLFECSNQSGQFRMTEVEDFTQSDLDEEDVMLLDTWDEIFLWVGISANQYETKEAWNSAQDYLRTHPADRDLDTPIIFIKQGHEPLTFTGWFNAWDPHEWTGGNSYEEMKKKLGDAESISQITVDLNNANLNKSPVGMSGGGYRAPGGPMSSPPMYRFHDFSPKSPTPSSPSSFRGGGTVSPSAGGSGMCLKPELLINKSPSELPQGVDPSQREDFLSDVDFQNLLGTSRSDFLRLPKWRQNDIKKKAGLF, encoded by the exons ATGAGCAATGACAGTCAAGACGCATTTAGAAATGTCCAACGAAAGCCAGGCCTGCAGATATGGACAATCAAC AACATGCAGATGGTGTCTGTTCCAGCCCAGGGCTTTGGTAACTTCTTTGAAGGGGACTGTTACATCATTCTCTAT GTAAGTCAGAACAAGGGCTCAGGCCAGTCATCTGACATCCACTACTGGATCGGAAAAGCCTCCTCCCAGGATGAGCAGGGTGCAGCAGCCATTTTTGTCACCCAGCTGGACGAGCACTTGGGTGGGAGTCCGGTTCAGCACAGGGAGGTGCAGGGCAGCGAGTCGCCACGGTTTAGGAGCTACTTTAGAAACGGCCTCAT CTACAAGAAAGGGGGCGTGGCTTCAGGTTTTCAGCACGTTGACACAAACGCCTACAATGTCCTGAGATTGCTGCACGTCAAAGGGAGGAAGCATGTCACTGCGTCAGAG GTGGAGGTGTCATGGAACAGTTTTAACAATGGAGACATATTCCTGCTGGATATGGGGAAAGCCATTGTGCAGTGGAACGGCCCCAAGAGCAACAGGAGGGAGAAGCTCAAG GCAGTGTTAATGGCTCAGGACATccgggacagggagagaggaggtcGTGCTCAGATCGGAGTGGTGGAGGGAGGAAATGAGCACGACTCCCCTGAGCTCATGAAGGTGATGATGGCGGTGCTGGGTCAGAGAAGTGGGTCGCTGAGGGAGGCCACTCCTGATGATCAACCTGACGGTGTGCAGAGGAACATGGTCAGACTGTACCA cgtTTATGAAAATAGCGGAAATCTCGTGGTTCAAGAAGTGGCCACGCAGCCTCTGACACAAGACCTGCTGCACTCCTCT GACTGTTACATTTTGGACCAAAGAGGCTCCAGTGTGATGGTGTGGAAAGGCAACCAAGCCTCCAAGGAAGAGCGGCGAGAAGCTCTCAACAGGGCAGTG GGTTATATCAAAGCCAAGAACTACCCCTCCAGCACCAGCGTGGAGGTGATGACAGAGGGCGGAGAGTCAGCCATGTTCAAACACTTGTTTAAATCCTGGAGAGATAAAGGGCAAACTCAGGGTCTTGGTACCACCTACAGCGTGGGAAAGATAG CAAAGGTAGAGCAGGTTAAGTTTGACGTAATGCAACTCCACGCtcgtcctgaactggcagcaaAGCAGCGCATGGTGGATGACGCTTCTGGAGATGTTAAG GTGTGGCGTATAGAGGACTTGGAGCTGGCTGAAGTAAATCCAAGTACATATGGACAGTTTTATGGAGGAGACTGCTATTTGGTGCTGTATTCATATCAAAGATCATACCAGCAGCAGTACATACTCTACATGTGGCAG GGCCGTCACGCCACAAAAGACGAGATCACAGCTTGTgcctaccaggctgtaaacattgaTAACAAGTACAATGGAGCTCCAGTCCAGGTCAGGGTGGTCATGGGAAAGGAGTCTCGCCACTTTCTGGCTATTTTCAAGGGGAAATTCATCATCTATGAG GGTGGCACAGGACGACCAGGTGTGGTCAACCCTTCCCGAAGTGCCAGGCTGTTCCAGGTGAGAGGGACTGATGCGCTCAACACAAAGGCCACTGAAGTCCCTGCAAGGGCCTCGTCTCTCAACACCAACGATGTTTTCCTGCTGAAGACTGACCACGTATGCCATCTGTGGTATGGAAAG GGCTGCAGCggggatgagagagagatggggagagCCGTGTCTGATGTGCTGTCCAGGCAGGACAAGCAGGTGGTGATGGAGGGCCAGGAGCCAGCTCAATTCTGGGTAGCTCTGGGAGGGAAAGCCCCCTATGCCAGTGAAAAGAG ACTGCAGAGGGAGGAGCCTGCTTACTGTCCAAGGCTGTTTGAGTGCTCCAATCAGAGCGGTCAGTTTAGGATGACCGAGGTGGAAGACTTCACCCAGAGCGACCTTGACGAGGAGGATGTCATGCTGCTGGACACCTGGGACGAG ATTTTCTTGTGGGTTGGAATATCAGCCAACCAGTACGAGACCAAGGAGGCGTGGAACAGCGCGCAGGACTACCTGAGAACCCACCCAGCAGACCGTGACCTTGACACACCCATCATTTTTATCAAGCAGGGACACGAACCACTCACCTTCACTGGCTGGTTCAACGCATGGGACCCACATGAGTGGACC GGAGGAAACTCCTATgaggagatgaaaaaaaagctgGGCGATGCAGAATCAATCTCACAGATAACTGTA GATCTGAACAACGCTAACCTTAATAAGAGTCCTGTTGGGATGAGTGGGGGTGGTTACAGGGCACCAGGAGGCCCAATGAGCTCCCCTCCAATGTACAGGTTCCATGATTTTTCCCCCAAATCCCCCACTCCATCCAGCCCATCATCTTTCCGTGGTGGTGGCACAGTATCCCCCTCTGCTGGAGGCTCTGGGATGTGTCTGAAGCCAGAGCTCCTCATCAACAAGTCTCCCAGTGAGCTGCCGCAGGGAGTGGACCCCAGCCAGAGAGAG GACTTCCTGTCTGATGTGGATTTTCAGAACCTGCTGGGTACAAGTCGCTCAGACTTCCTCCGCCTGCCAAAGTGGAGGCAGAATGACATAAAGAAAAAAGCTGGATTATTCTGA